Proteins encoded together in one Benincasa hispida cultivar B227 chromosome 1, ASM972705v1, whole genome shotgun sequence window:
- the LOC120067060 gene encoding glutathione S-transferase 3-like, with translation MVDEVKLLDFWPSMFGMRVKIALAEKGVAYEYLEQDLRNKSPLLLEMNPIHKKIPVLIHNGKPICESSIIVQYIDEFWNDKAPLLPSDPYERAQARFWVDFIDKKLYDPTRKIWGSKGEEHETGKKEMIEILKKLEEVLGEKGYFGGESLGVVDISLIGFSSWFYTYETIGKFSIEAECPKIMSWVKRCLQNESVSKSLPDSKKVYELVVEMQKAMGVN, from the exons ATGGTAGATGAAGTGAAGCTGTTGGATTTCTGGCCCAGCATGTTTGGTATGCGAGTTAAAATAGCTCTGGCCGAGAAGGGCGTGGCCTATGAGTATTTGGAACAAGATCTGAGGAATAAGAGCCCTTTGCTTCTTGAAATGAACCCCATTCACAAGAAAATCCCTGTTCTTATTCATAATGGAAAACCCATTTGTGAATCTTCCATTATTGTTCAGTATATTGATGAATTTTGGAATGATAAAGCTCCTTTGTTGCCATCTGATCCTTATGAGAGAGCTCAGGCCAGGTTTTGGGTGGATTTCATCGATAAGAAG CTTTATGATCCTACAAGAAAGATATGGGGCAGCAAGGGAGAGGAGCATGAGAcaggaaagaaagaaatgatagaaattttgaagaaattggAAGAAGTTTTAGGAGAAAAGGGTTACTTTGGAGGTGAGAGTTTGGGAGTTGTAGACATTAGTTTGATTGGATTTTCGTCATGGTTTTATACGTATGAGACCATTGGGAAGTTCAGCATTGAGGCCGAGTGTCCAAAGATAATGAGTTGGGTGAAGAGATGCTTACAAAATGAGAGCGTTTCAAAGTCCCTCCCTGACTCCAAAAAGGTCTACGAGTTGGTGGTTGAAATGCAGAAAGCTATGGGGGTTAATTGA